One genomic segment of Virgibacillus doumboii includes these proteins:
- a CDS encoding inositol monophosphatase family protein: protein MNMETRNSIYDQAKQWVLQAGANIRKKINDPLEINTKSNPNDLVTHMDDETEYFLTSNIKETYPDHFIISEEGYGDELQSPDGTIWIIDPIDGTMNFVHQKRNFAISVGIYHNGTGEIGFIYDVMNDVLYSAKRGEGAFKNNVLLPKLNPDKKLLESIISMNHFWLCENRHVEEKVMQNFVRTVRGTRTYGSAALELAYVAEGIVDGYITMSLAPWDIAAGIVIVNETGGVTTNIYGSQVNMLEKNSILACNPSIQEQIIKGYMLKGKK, encoded by the coding sequence ATGAACATGGAGACGCGTAATTCGATATATGATCAGGCAAAACAATGGGTACTGCAGGCCGGCGCCAACATTAGAAAGAAAATAAATGATCCACTGGAAATTAATACAAAATCAAACCCCAATGACCTTGTTACACATATGGATGACGAAACAGAATATTTCCTGACTTCCAATATTAAGGAAACATACCCTGACCATTTCATTATAAGTGAGGAAGGGTATGGTGATGAACTGCAATCACCTGATGGGACTATCTGGATAATCGACCCGATAGATGGAACGATGAATTTTGTTCACCAGAAACGAAATTTTGCCATATCAGTAGGAATATATCATAATGGTACAGGCGAAATTGGTTTTATTTACGATGTTATGAACGATGTGCTATACAGTGCTAAGCGAGGTGAGGGGGCATTTAAAAATAATGTTCTTTTACCTAAGCTTAATCCGGATAAAAAACTCCTGGAGTCGATTATCAGTATGAATCATTTCTGGCTGTGCGAAAATCGGCATGTTGAAGAAAAGGTGATGCAGAATTTTGTCAGAACCGTACGAGGCACAAGAACGTATGGATCTGCAGCATTGGAACTTGCGTATGTCGCTGAAGGAATTGTCGATGGATATATTACAATGAGCCTGGCACCATGGGATATAGCAGCTGGAATCGTGATTGTAAATGAAACAGGCGGTGTTACAACAAATATTTACGGTAGCCAGGTAAATATGTTAGAGAAAAATTCGATATTGGCATGCAACCCTTCTATACAAGAGCAGATTATTAAGGGATACATGCTGAAAGGAAAAAAGTAA
- a CDS encoding YktB family protein codes for MGFRGFSKKDFNTFNIDGLEERMEAIRESIQPKFRAIGEKLGDDISEITDIDMHIHIAQHARRTKNPPNDTWMAFCHDKRGYKKHPHFQIGLFDDHLFLWLAYIYEMPGKQEIAKTFLNHIDDIKQIVPDDYVISLDHTKKDATSFGDIDLEKALTRFRDVKKAEFLIGKHIKPNDPVLKSGKAFINEAEETFRTLAPIYKISMQ; via the coding sequence ATGGGATTTAGAGGCTTCTCAAAAAAAGATTTTAATACATTCAATATAGATGGCCTGGAAGAACGAATGGAGGCAATAAGGGAAAGCATACAGCCTAAATTCAGGGCAATCGGTGAAAAACTGGGTGATGATATTTCCGAAATAACGGATATTGACATGCACATACATATTGCACAGCATGCCCGTAGAACAAAAAATCCGCCGAATGATACGTGGATGGCGTTTTGTCATGACAAACGCGGCTATAAAAAACATCCGCATTTTCAAATTGGTTTGTTCGATGATCATCTGTTTCTATGGCTGGCATATATTTATGAAATGCCGGGAAAACAGGAGATTGCCAAAACATTTCTTAATCATATAGATGACATTAAACAAATTGTACCGGATGATTATGTCATTTCCCTGGATCATACGAAGAAAGATGCTACAAGTTTTGGAGATATTGATTTGGAGAAGGCCCTTACACGTTTCCGTGATGTGAAGAAAGCAGAATTTCTTATCGGAAAACACATAAAGCCAAATGATCCTGTTCTTAAGAGCGGCAAGGCATTTATAAATGAGGCTGAAGAAACCTTTAGGACTCTGGCTCCTATTTATAAAATTTCAATGCAATAA
- a CDS encoding YlaH-like family protein, with protein sequence MNTNFSLLYDFLVENFHGHELAIFYVLNLIFAAIAYKLGFARQLPILKSVLVYIMLAFGSIIITFFSVVGYPITESLIIMSIVLGIYRFRLHQERKKKKES encoded by the coding sequence ATGAATACAAACTTCAGTTTACTTTATGACTTTTTAGTAGAGAACTTTCATGGACATGAGCTGGCAATCTTTTATGTCCTGAATTTAATTTTTGCAGCAATTGCATATAAGTTAGGATTTGCCCGGCAATTACCAATTTTAAAATCGGTACTGGTATACATAATGTTAGCATTTGGTTCAATCATCATAACGTTTTTCAGTGTAGTCGGTTATCCGATTACAGAGAGCTTAATTATTATGTCGATAGTTCTTGGTATTTATCGTTTCAGGTTACACCAGGAAAGGAAAAAGAAAAAGGAATCCTAA
- a CDS encoding UPF0223 family protein, translated as MNYHYPLDETWSKQEIVDVVNFFTIIEKAYEKQAGREEVLAAYRRFKEIVPSKSEEKTYFSDFEKASGYASYPVVKKARNTDERSIKMKE; from the coding sequence TTGAATTATCATTATCCACTTGATGAGACATGGTCAAAACAGGAAATAGTTGATGTGGTTAACTTTTTTACAATCATTGAAAAAGCATACGAGAAACAAGCGGGTCGTGAAGAAGTATTGGCTGCATACCGACGATTCAAGGAGATTGTACCTTCCAAAAGTGAAGAGAAAACCTATTTTTCCGATTTTGAAAAGGCTTCAGGCTATGCAAGTTATCCTGTTGTTAAAAAAGCACGTAATACTGATGAGCGTTCCATAAAGATGAAAGAATAA
- a CDS encoding DUF5325 family protein, whose amino-acid sequence MKNINIPMLLLATLVIMMFIFVGIAIAYRNIWLVILFILLGFAFMGYGISLKKKKK is encoded by the coding sequence ATGAAAAATATTAATATTCCCATGTTACTACTAGCTACTCTGGTAATTATGATGTTTATTTTTGTCGGAATTGCCATAGCATACCGTAATATTTGGTTAGTCATATTATTTATATTATTGGGTTTTGCATTTATGGGATATGGCATTTCTCTGAAAAAGAAAAAAAAGTAA